In Juglans microcarpa x Juglans regia isolate MS1-56 chromosome 8D, Jm3101_v1.0, whole genome shotgun sequence, the following are encoded in one genomic region:
- the LOC121242206 gene encoding cytochrome P450 CYP82D47-like, protein MTYITASVFALLLFLFFLFSKRETKKTTPQRTLPPEAGGAWPIVGHLHLLARSNPAHITLGNMADKYGPIFTIRLGMHKAIVVSNSELAKECFTTNDKAFANRPKAVATELMGYNYATFGLSPYGPYWRQARRITTHEFLSNHRLEMFKHIGESEVNTSIKETYDQLLVNNNKLMLVEMKRWFGNITLNTVFRMVVGKRFAWATTEDEDEGNDLRSRKAFIDFFTLAGKFVVSDALPYLRWLDLGGDERAMKKAAREMDHVLQGLLEVHKQRRVLSEVKNGHHDFMDVMLSVVIDNEEIFKENEEISSFDVDTITKATCLSLILGGIDTTAVTLTWALSLLLNNREALKKVQQELDLQVGKERQVKDSDMKNLIYLQAVIKETMRLYPAAPLSLPHESTEDCTLAGYHVPAGTRLLVNLAKIQRDSHVWPDPTEFHPERFLTTHKDINVRGQNFELIPFGSGRRICPGISLGMQLIQLTLATFLHAFDLSTPSAEPVDMVEKAGITSMKATPLEVHLIPRLLAPGYIVHN, encoded by the exons ATGACTTATATCACGGCCAGCGTCTTTGCCttgcttctctttctcttctttctattttctaagAGGGAAACTAAAAAAACTACACCTCAAAGAACACTTCCACCCGAAGCAGGTGGTGCATGGCCTATTGTCGGCCACCTCCACCTATTAGCAAGGTCAAACCCTGCCCATATAACCTTGGGTAATATGGCTGACAAGTATGGACCAATCTTCACTATCAGGTTGGGCATGCATAAAGCTATAGTGGTCAGCAATTCAGAGTTAGCCAAAGAGTGTTTCACCACCAATGATAAAGCCTTTGCCAACCGTCCCAAAGCTGTGGCAACAGAACTTATGGGCTATAACTATGCCACATTCGGTTTGAGCCCTTATGGTCCCTATTGGCGCCAAGCTCGAAGAATAACCACACATGAGTTCCTTTCAAATCACCGCCTTGAGATGTTCAAACACATCGGAGAGTCGGAGGTAAACACATCTATAAAAGAAACATATGATCAACTCTTGGTCAATAACAACAAGCTCATGTTAGTGGAGATGAAGAGATGGTTCGGCAACATCACGCTAAACACTGTATTTAGAATGGTTGTAGGGAAGCGATTTGCTTGGGCTACCACCGAGGATGAGGATGAAGGAAATGATCTCCGGAGCCGAAAGGCATTTATAGATTTCTTCACGTTGGCCGGAAAGTTTGTGGTGTCAGATGCACTTCCATATCTGAGATGGTTGGACTTGGGTGGGGACGAGAGGGCCATGAAGAAAGCCGCAAGAGAAATGGATCATGTGCTTCAAGGTTTACTAGAAGTACACAAACAAAGAAGGGTCCTGAGTGAGGTGAAGAACGGACACCATGACTTTATGGATGTGATGCTATCCGTTGTCATAGATAACGAAGAAATCTTCAAAGAGAACGAAGAGATTTCTAGTTTTGATGTTGATACAATCACCAAAGCTACTTGTCTG TCCCTTATCTTAGGGGGCATAGATACAACAGCTGTGACTTTGACATGGgctctctctctacttcttaACAACCGAGAGGCTCTAAAGAAAGTCCAACAAGAACTAGACCTCCAGGTTGGCAAGGAAAGGCAAGTTAAAGATTCGGACATGAAAAACCTAATCTATCTTCAAGCAGTCATCAAAGAAACAATGCGTTTATACCCTGCAGCCCCACTTTCTTTGCCGCATGAGTCCACTGAAGATTGTACTTTGGCTGGTTACCATGTCCCAGCCGGCACACGTCTTCTTGTTAATCTAGCAAAGATCCAACGAGACTCACATGTGTGGCCCGATCCAACCGAATTTCATCCAGAAAGGTTCCTTACTACCCACAAAGATATCAACGTTAGGGGTCAGAATTTTGAATTGATACCATTTGGCAGTGGTAGAAGAATTTGCCCCGGAATCTCGCTTGGTATGCAACTGATTCAGCTCACACTTGCTACCTTCTTGCATGCTTTTGACCTTTCAACTCCTTCAGCTGAACCAGTAGATATGGTTGAGAAAGCCGGAATTACCTCCATGAAAGCAACACCACTCGAAGTCCATCTCATTCCACGCCTTCTTGCTCCGGGATACATAGTGCATAACTAG